GATGCCTTTTGATACAGCATTTTCCATATCTTTCTGGTTTTCTTGCAAAATAAAATCCATCTTTTCTAATATCTTTTGAGCTATACATGAAAGTGCCCTGTTTTTTTCATTTTCAGAAAGGTTCATGAGTTTTTTCGAAGCCTCTTTTACTTTCTGAGCCTTTTGAAGCAAATCGCTCATATTTCTTTTCACTCCTTCTTTGATAAAAGTTCTTTGCATATAAAAAGTGTACCAACATCTTTCCCTGCCAGAATGTCTCTCAAAATAGAAGGATTTTCGCCATTTGCAATTACCATGGGAATCCCATTTTGCATTGCAATCCTGGCAGCTTCAATCTTGGTCTGCATACCACCTGTTGAGTTAAGACTACCAGCCCCTCCTGCAATGCTCTCTATGTATGAGTCAATTTCATAAACCTCTTTTATAAGCTCTGCATCACTGCTAAGTCTGGGGTCGCAAGAGTAAAGCCCATCAATGTCAGAAAGGATAATTAAAAGGTCAGCACCAATTATTGTTGCAACATAGGCAGACAAAGTATCATTGTCACCGAATTCAAGCTCTTCAATTGCAACAACGTCATTTTCATTCACAATCGGAATTGCCCCAAACTTAAAAAGCTGCTCAAACGTGTTTTTGACATTGAGCATCTTTTTTTCCTCATCAACAACGTCCTTTGTCAATAGCACCTGTGCAACAACCACTCCATACTCGCCAAAAAGCTTTTCGTAAATCTGCATCAAAATGCCCTGTCCAATTGCCGCAAGAGCCTGCTTTTCCTGTGTTGTCTTGTGGTTTTTGGTAAGTCCAAGCCGCCCCAAACCAGATGCAACTGCACCGGATGTGACAAGCACAACGTCCCTTCCTTCATTCTTTATATCAGCAAGGACTCTTGCAAGTTTTTCCAGTCGTGAAAGATTTAGCTTGCAGGTTGGATATGTCACGGTACTTGTTCCAACCTTAACCACAATTTTTCTGGCATCTTCAAAGTTTCTCATCCTGCAGCCCCCAAAGAGTTATTCTTTTTCTATTCTAAAATCATCAAAGGATTTGTTAAAATATACTTTATACTTACCATCACCTTCGACAATGTAAACTTCAGTTTGCGTTGCCAGGTCAATATTGATTCGTGTGAGAAGTTCTTCCTGGATAATTTTAGCGATGTTTGGAATATAGTTTTTGGGATCATTTTCATCAAGACCTTTTATATAAATTGGAAGTTTCCCCTTTTGAGGTTTGTATATCTCCACACTGATAATCCCCGGTGACACAGGTTTGTCAGTAGGATACAGAAGTTTTACATTATAAAGTGCTTCCATTGTCCCTTTCCCCCTGATAAAATTTAAATAGGTTTTTCTTTATTTTAATTCTACCAAATTGTATGCTGGTATTCAAAGATTTTTCTAAAATTTCTTTTGCAAGAAAGGAGAATAAACCAGTATGCGAACATTTATTGGAATTGATTTTCCAAAAAGTCTCAAAGAGCAAATAATCCAGGCACAAAGCTATTTAAAATCAATCAGCAAAAAGGGAAGGTGGAAGTATATTGATAATTTTCATCTTACTTTGAAATTCTTAGGGGAGGTAGAGTATGACCATGTAGAAAAGATTAGAGAGGTTCTGGCAAAAAATCTTGAAGGTTTTTCTTCTTTTTCGCTCAGGATCTTCTCATGTGGGTACTTCAAAGGAAGTAAAGATGTTTTGCGTGTTGTGTATCTAAAGCCGGAGGGCGATTTAGACAAGTTAAACACACTTTATCAAATAGTTGAAGATTCTCTTTATTCAATTGGATTTGATAAAGAAAAAAGAGAGTACACCCCGCACATCACAATTGCCCAGGATGTTATTCTGGATGAGTCTTTTGAAAAATTCAAACAGTATGTTGAAAACTATAAATTTGACCCAATTCCTGTTGAAAGTGTAATTTTGTTCTTGAGCGAAGAGATTGACAGAAAAAGAGTCTACACACCACTTTTTGAGATAAAGTTAAAATAAGCAAGAAAAAATTTCAAATGAAAGGACTAAGGATTTAAATATGCAAAAGACAATATATTTGATATCAAACCAGCTAATCTTATTGCTGTTCTTTACTGTCTTCCAAAATGATATTATTCCTTGCCAAACAATATATTATGCTTGCACTTAATACCATTAATTCCAAATAACTTTTAGCTATCTTACTTCCA
The Caldicellulosiruptor morganii DNA segment above includes these coding regions:
- the thpR gene encoding RNA 2',3'-cyclic phosphodiesterase — translated: MRTFIGIDFPKSLKEQIIQAQSYLKSISKKGRWKYIDNFHLTLKFLGEVEYDHVEKIREVLAKNLEGFSSFSLRIFSCGYFKGSKDVLRVVYLKPEGDLDKLNTLYQIVEDSLYSIGFDKEKREYTPHITIAQDVILDESFEKFKQYVENYKFDPIPVESVILFLSEEIDRKRVYTPLFEIKLK
- the proB gene encoding glutamate 5-kinase translates to MRNFEDARKIVVKVGTSTVTYPTCKLNLSRLEKLARVLADIKNEGRDVVLVTSGAVASGLGRLGLTKNHKTTQEKQALAAIGQGILMQIYEKLFGEYGVVVAQVLLTKDVVDEEKKMLNVKNTFEQLFKFGAIPIVNENDVVAIEELEFGDNDTLSAYVATIIGADLLIILSDIDGLYSCDPRLSSDAELIKEVYEIDSYIESIAGGAGSLNSTGGMQTKIEAARIAMQNGIPMVIANGENPSILRDILAGKDVGTLFICKELLSKKE